In Myxococcus stipitatus, the following are encoded in one genomic region:
- a CDS encoding cytochrome c biogenesis protein CcdA has translation MSLGLPGIFLAGLLTFLSPCILPLVPFYLSFLAGVSLSQLKETGGTARRPWGVALAFSLGLGTVFVALGMAATAVGGALSEHRTWLLRLGGVALFLLGLKQLGLIKLPWVDRESRPWLDRVRKGGSVAGAFLFGGAFALGWTPCIGPVLGAVLTYTAASTTEPLMGALYLGTYAAGLSVPLVLTAAIAPLALKWMERAKRHLRKFEMATGVLLVGVGALLFTDSLEKLVPSMQAVEVAAPTPQVEPSSSSATAEAVACGAESEGACALPEQGFVPSSDAPSVLAGVKRPTMVEFVSQTCPVCQRMEPVVAMAAQVCSHEGVDVLRLDVGTPEGRQAANRHGVRGVPTFVFLDGAGQEVARRVGEQPLSSLREGLETLAGVRCAGLLPSGVPTAPQGSAGT, from the coding sequence ATGAGCCTCGGCCTTCCCGGCATCTTCCTCGCGGGCCTGCTGACGTTCCTGTCGCCCTGCATCCTCCCGCTGGTCCCCTTCTATCTGTCCTTCCTCGCGGGCGTGTCGCTGTCCCAGTTGAAGGAGACAGGAGGCACCGCGCGGCGTCCCTGGGGCGTGGCGCTGGCGTTCTCGTTGGGGCTGGGGACGGTGTTCGTCGCGCTGGGCATGGCGGCGACGGCCGTGGGTGGGGCGCTGTCGGAGCACCGGACCTGGTTGCTGCGATTGGGCGGTGTCGCGCTCTTCCTGCTGGGGCTCAAGCAACTGGGGCTCATCAAGCTTCCCTGGGTGGACCGTGAGTCACGGCCGTGGCTGGACCGCGTGCGCAAGGGAGGCAGCGTCGCGGGTGCCTTCTTGTTCGGCGGCGCGTTCGCGCTGGGATGGACGCCGTGCATCGGCCCGGTGCTCGGGGCGGTGCTCACCTATACGGCGGCCTCCACGACGGAGCCGTTGATGGGCGCGCTCTACCTGGGCACCTATGCCGCGGGCCTGTCCGTGCCCTTGGTGCTCACGGCCGCCATCGCGCCCCTGGCGTTGAAGTGGATGGAGCGCGCGAAGCGTCACCTGCGCAAGTTCGAGATGGCCACGGGAGTGCTGCTCGTGGGCGTGGGGGCATTGCTCTTCACCGACTCGCTGGAGAAGTTGGTGCCTTCGATGCAGGCGGTGGAGGTCGCCGCTCCTACGCCGCAGGTCGAGCCCTCCTCGTCGTCCGCGACGGCGGAGGCCGTGGCCTGTGGCGCCGAGTCGGAGGGCGCATGTGCGCTCCCGGAGCAGGGCTTTGTCCCCTCGAGCGACGCCCCCTCCGTGCTGGCCGGCGTCAAGCGCCCGACGATGGTGGAGTTCGTCAGCCAGACCTGCCCCGTCTGCCAGCGGATGGAGCCCGTGGTGGCGATGGCGGCGCAGGTGTGCTCGCACGAAGGCGTTGACGTCCTGCGTCTGGATGTCGGCACCCCCGAGGGACGGCAGGCCGCGAACCGCCACGGTGTCCGAGGGGTGCCCACGTTCGTCTTCCTGGACGGTGCAGGGCAGGAAGTGGCGCGCCGAGTGGGCGAGCAACCCCTGTCCTCGCTCCGTGAGGGGCTGGAGACCCTTGCCGGAGTGCGTTGTGCCGGGCTCCTCCCCTCGGGTGTGCCGACGGCGCCCCAGGGGAGTGCAGGCACCTGA
- a CDS encoding anti-sigma factor family protein, producing the protein MEACSLEWQERLSAWFDGESPAHEQRAMAQHLERCAGCAREAARYDSLRVALRAQASDAGVPPELKARVDRLAARPRWAFTRGTWAASGAVAALLAVGVFWASRTGSVGGMNDALAMDLERHHLKAFSRAAPCEFESSNPDEVKAWVEREVGYAVDVPSVPGAELLGARRCQLHGEVSASLLYRHGDKAMTLFLPEPGSPVARAAARFAGDETRCTQGPVGERICVARRGSGHAALAVSEAESPVLLDALARLSP; encoded by the coding sequence ATGGAAGCCTGTAGCCTGGAGTGGCAGGAGCGGCTCTCCGCGTGGTTCGACGGGGAGAGTCCGGCGCATGAGCAGCGGGCCATGGCGCAGCACCTCGAGCGATGCGCGGGCTGTGCCCGGGAGGCGGCTCGCTATGACTCGCTGCGCGTGGCGCTGCGGGCCCAGGCGTCGGACGCGGGAGTGCCGCCCGAGTTGAAGGCGCGGGTCGACCGCCTGGCCGCGCGCCCTCGCTGGGCCTTCACCCGAGGCACGTGGGCGGCGAGTGGCGCCGTCGCGGCGCTGCTCGCGGTGGGGGTGTTCTGGGCGTCGCGGACGGGCAGCGTGGGCGGGATGAACGACGCGCTCGCGATGGACCTGGAGCGGCATCACCTCAAGGCGTTCTCGCGCGCGGCGCCGTGTGAGTTCGAGTCCTCGAATCCGGACGAGGTCAAGGCGTGGGTGGAGCGCGAGGTGGGCTACGCGGTGGACGTGCCGTCGGTGCCGGGCGCGGAGCTCCTGGGGGCGCGGCGCTGCCAGCTGCACGGAGAGGTCTCTGCCTCGCTGCTCTACAGGCATGGGGACAAGGCGATGACCCTCTTCCTGCCGGAGCCGGGGTCACCCGTGGCTCGAGCCGCCGCGCGCTTCGCGGGGGATGAGACCCGGTGCACGCAAGGTCCGGTGGGGGAGCGAATCTGCGTGGCTCGTCGGGGAAGCGGGCACGCGGCCCTGGCTGTTTCAGAAGCCGAGTCGCCGGTGCTCCTCGATGCGCTGGCTCGCCTGTCCCCCTGA
- a CDS encoding RNA polymerase sigma factor, with translation MRRELFEPADVSPVGVSPRSFIERALEHLPALRRVGRRLTGSSVEADDLVQETVARALERRGEVRDPERLKGWLLAVQRTVYLNSRRGLRPRLEVLEGGLGKEGIEPCADLEAELQARSLSAGMRKALDSLAPDWRDALWLREVEELSYEEIAQVQGCPVGTVRSRLARARLAMLEALEKEKAHGSL, from the coding sequence ATGCGCCGGGAACTTTTCGAGCCGGCCGATGTGTCACCGGTGGGCGTGAGTCCCCGGTCCTTCATCGAACGTGCCCTGGAGCACCTGCCTGCCCTGCGACGGGTGGGCCGCCGGCTGACGGGCAGCTCGGTGGAGGCGGATGACCTGGTGCAGGAGACGGTGGCGCGCGCCCTGGAGCGGCGGGGCGAGGTGAGGGACCCCGAGCGGCTCAAGGGGTGGCTGCTCGCCGTGCAGCGCACCGTGTATCTCAACTCCCGCCGGGGGCTGCGGCCTCGGCTGGAGGTGCTGGAGGGTGGGTTGGGGAAGGAGGGCATCGAGCCTTGCGCGGACCTGGAGGCGGAGCTGCAGGCGCGCTCGCTCAGCGCGGGCATGCGCAAGGCGTTGGACTCGCTGGCCCCGGACTGGCGCGACGCGCTGTGGCTGAGGGAAGTCGAGGAGCTGAGCTACGAGGAGATTGCCCAGGTGCAGGGCTGCCCGGTGGGGACGGTGCGCTCGCGTCTGGCGAGGGCGCGGCTGGCGATGCTCGAGGCCCTCGAGAAGGAGAAGGCACATGGAAGCCTGTAG
- a CDS encoding sigma-70 family RNA polymerase sigma factor produces MEAVTVSMSCESPELVVPGAVVEARVREHLDLVERLAWKYRWTGLPQDELVAEGNVGLMEAAGRFEDRGIPFGVYASQWIRARIRAYVGRNWSMAGGRAPWVVFQLRRERARLEARWGEGHPEVVRRLADALGKKEEDVAKASESLARDLSLDAPVTQDGEVTRLEVLEGDDGSQEEVVDRARWAARLRASVEAAWPELDARERALVEERMLVEDGASAELLARRFGVTAVRIRQIEQGLRAKLKRRLTASLTTWDAEAMPRAA; encoded by the coding sequence ATGGAAGCCGTCACGGTGAGCATGTCCTGCGAGTCCCCTGAGCTTGTGGTTCCCGGCGCGGTGGTTGAGGCGCGAGTGCGGGAGCACCTGGATTTGGTGGAACGGCTGGCGTGGAAATACCGGTGGACGGGCTTGCCGCAGGACGAGTTGGTGGCGGAAGGCAACGTCGGGTTGATGGAGGCCGCCGGGCGGTTCGAGGACCGGGGGATTCCGTTCGGGGTGTACGCCAGCCAGTGGATTCGGGCGCGAATCCGGGCGTACGTGGGGCGCAACTGGAGCATGGCGGGGGGGCGCGCGCCGTGGGTGGTGTTCCAACTGCGGCGGGAGCGGGCGCGGCTGGAGGCCCGGTGGGGGGAGGGTCACCCGGAGGTGGTGCGCCGGTTGGCGGATGCGCTGGGCAAGAAGGAGGAGGACGTGGCGAAGGCGTCGGAGTCGCTGGCTCGGGACCTGTCGCTGGATGCGCCGGTGACGCAGGACGGGGAGGTGACGCGGCTGGAGGTGCTGGAGGGGGACGACGGCTCTCAGGAGGAGGTGGTGGACCGGGCTCGGTGGGCGGCGAGGCTGCGGGCGAGCGTGGAGGCGGCGTGGCCGGAGCTGGACGCGCGGGAGCGGGCGTTGGTGGAGGAGCGGATGCTGGTGGAGGACGGGGCGAGCGCGGAGCTCCTGGCGCGGCGCTTCGGGGTGACGGCGGTGCGCATCCGGCAGATCGAGCAGGGCTTGAGGGCCAAGCTCAAGCGTCGGCTCACCGCCAGTCTGACGACCTGGGACGCGGAGGCGATGCCGCGGGCGGCGTAA
- the nhaR gene encoding transcriptional activator NhaR has product MSWLNYHHLLYFWTVARAGSIAKAGEELHLAQPTISSQLKLLEESLGHKLFERQGRKLVLTDVGRTVMRYADEIFRLGNELKNVVAGLPTGQQLRLNVGILDVIPKLVAERLLKPALEAGPSLRIICREGPLPQLLASLALHELDVVLADAPSSEPVSVRSFNHLLGKCGVSFFAAKQLSHLKKDFPRSLDGAPVLLPSDESSVRRSLDLWFERQSLRPLIAGDFDDSALLQAFGQSGHGVFALPSVIESQVERDYNCTVIGRTEEIETCFYAITVERRLRHPAVVAIAEAARSHIFTV; this is encoded by the coding sequence ATGAGCTGGCTCAACTACCACCATCTCCTGTATTTCTGGACGGTTGCCCGGGCAGGAAGCATCGCCAAGGCAGGCGAGGAGCTTCACCTGGCCCAGCCGACCATCAGCAGCCAGCTCAAGCTGTTGGAGGAGTCGCTGGGCCACAAGCTCTTCGAGCGGCAGGGCCGCAAGCTGGTCCTCACCGACGTGGGCCGCACCGTCATGCGCTACGCGGACGAAATCTTCCGCCTGGGCAACGAGCTGAAGAACGTGGTCGCGGGCCTGCCCACCGGCCAGCAGCTCCGGCTCAACGTGGGCATCCTGGATGTCATCCCCAAGCTGGTGGCCGAGCGGCTGCTCAAGCCCGCGCTCGAGGCGGGGCCCTCCTTGCGCATCATCTGCCGCGAAGGGCCGTTGCCACAGCTGCTCGCCTCGCTCGCGTTGCACGAGTTGGACGTGGTGCTCGCCGACGCTCCGAGCTCCGAGCCCGTCAGCGTCCGCTCCTTCAACCACTTGCTGGGCAAGTGCGGCGTGTCGTTCTTCGCCGCCAAGCAACTGAGCCATCTCAAGAAGGACTTCCCGCGCTCGCTCGACGGCGCCCCCGTGTTGCTCCCGTCGGATGAGTCCTCCGTGCGCCGCTCGCTGGACCTCTGGTTCGAGCGCCAGAGTTTGCGTCCGCTCATCGCCGGCGACTTCGACGACAGCGCACTGCTCCAGGCCTTCGGGCAGAGCGGCCACGGCGTCTTCGCCCTGCCCTCCGTCATCGAGTCGCAGGTGGAGCGCGACTACAACTGCACGGTCATCGGCCGCACCGAAGAAATCGAGACGTGCTTCTACGCCATCACCGTCGAGCGCCGCCTGCGCCACCCCGCCGTCGTCGCCATCGCCGAGGCGGCTCGCTCGCACATCTTCACGGTCTGA
- a CDS encoding amidohydrolase: METTVYLAERIWTLDAERPWAQALAVRSGRVVAVGTREEVRSLVQGTREVDLGTATVVPGLVDAHAHLHGLGRALTTVRLEEAPSVEVVLLRLAQAPASSFQGDWLLGRGWDQNEWPGGAFPERMELDARFPSTPVFLTRVDHHAAWVNGEALRRAGISKDTPDPEGGRILRDERGEPTGVLVDNAMDVVAAAMPPPTRAQLETRLRAALERCAHVGLTGVHDAGMDLDAFRVLQTWDAEGSLPLRIYAMAAGQGEERHAYLEQGPWSGRMLTMRAVKFLADGALGSRGAALHEDYCDEPGQRGLLLMPAEELHARARAFMSRGFQVCIHAIGDRANTLVLDVLLRESEATGTRALRHRVEHAQILRREDILRLGAAGLVASVQPTHATSDMPWAETRLGRERLKGAYAWRSLKDAGANLALGSDFPIENPDVLAGLYAARSRRDSSGRPEGGWFPEEALTGLEALEGFTLGPAWASFDETRRGRLVPGQDADFVALSVDPVEGPAEVLVGARVLATVVAGVEVFRASP, translated from the coding sequence GTGGAGACCACGGTCTATCTGGCGGAGCGAATCTGGACGTTGGACGCGGAGCGCCCGTGGGCGCAGGCCCTGGCGGTGCGGTCAGGTCGCGTGGTGGCGGTGGGCACACGCGAGGAGGTCCGCTCCTTGGTGCAGGGAACCCGAGAGGTGGACCTGGGCACCGCCACGGTGGTGCCGGGGCTCGTGGACGCACACGCGCACCTGCATGGGTTGGGGCGCGCGTTGACCACCGTGCGATTGGAGGAGGCGCCGTCGGTGGAGGTCGTGCTGCTCCGCCTTGCGCAGGCGCCCGCCTCCAGCTTCCAGGGAGACTGGCTGTTGGGGCGAGGCTGGGACCAGAACGAGTGGCCCGGTGGTGCCTTCCCCGAGCGGATGGAGTTGGACGCGCGGTTCCCCTCGACGCCCGTGTTCCTCACGCGCGTGGACCACCACGCGGCCTGGGTGAACGGAGAGGCCCTGCGGCGCGCGGGAATCTCGAAGGACACGCCGGACCCCGAGGGAGGCCGCATCCTCCGCGACGAGCGAGGCGAGCCCACGGGTGTGCTGGTGGACAACGCCATGGACGTGGTGGCGGCGGCGATGCCTCCACCCACGCGCGCGCAGCTCGAGACGCGGCTGCGCGCGGCGTTGGAGCGCTGTGCACACGTGGGGCTGACGGGAGTCCATGATGCGGGCATGGACCTGGACGCGTTTCGAGTGCTCCAGACCTGGGACGCGGAGGGCTCGCTTCCGCTGCGCATCTACGCGATGGCGGCGGGGCAGGGGGAGGAGCGGCACGCCTATCTGGAGCAGGGGCCCTGGTCGGGGCGGATGTTGACGATGCGCGCGGTGAAGTTCCTGGCGGATGGCGCGCTGGGCAGCCGGGGCGCGGCGCTTCATGAGGACTACTGCGACGAGCCGGGACAGCGCGGCTTGTTGTTGATGCCGGCCGAGGAACTCCACGCCCGTGCCCGGGCCTTCATGTCCAGGGGCTTCCAGGTCTGCATCCACGCCATTGGAGACCGTGCCAATACATTGGTGCTGGACGTATTGCTGCGTGAGTCGGAGGCGACGGGTACGCGGGCGCTCCGGCACCGCGTGGAGCACGCACAGATTCTGCGACGTGAGGACATCCTCCGGCTGGGCGCGGCGGGACTGGTGGCGAGTGTGCAGCCCACGCATGCGACCAGCGACATGCCCTGGGCGGAGACCCGGTTGGGCCGGGAGCGGCTCAAGGGCGCCTATGCCTGGCGAAGCTTGAAGGACGCGGGGGCGAACCTCGCGCTGGGCAGCGACTTCCCCATCGAGAATCCCGACGTCCTCGCGGGCCTGTACGCGGCGCGCTCGCGGAGGGACTCCTCGGGCAGGCCGGAGGGTGGATGGTTCCCTGAGGAGGCGCTGACGGGGTTGGAGGCGTTGGAGGGCTTCACGCTGGGGCCCGCGTGGGCGTCCTTCGACGAAACCCGACGAGGCCGGCTTGTGCCGGGGCAGGACGCGGACTTCGTGGCGCTGTCCGTGGACCCGGTGGAGGGGCCCGCGGAGGTGCTGGTGGGCGCGCGAGTCCTCGCCACGGTGGTGGCCGGCGTGGAGGTGTTCCGCGCCTCACCATGA
- a CDS encoding glycosyltransferase, whose amino-acid sequence MLDVVDIGKRSLATYRGVAPDEQLEALVRCAERLRGARCLHLSATPYGGGVSEILRSLVPLYNDLGIVTDWKLIHGDDTFFQVTKRIHNGLQGAPGSLTESEKAIYLANSQLNAHRLTSDSEDYDFIFVHDPQPLMLASLSGNRDARWIWRCHIDTSRPNPSFWDLLAPYLLDYDAAIFTLQEFIPPALPIEHVRVYPPAIDPLSPKNHPLPQPLARDVLEWIGIRTHRPLVTQVSRFDRWKDPMGVVRAYQRVRPHAPDLQLALVGSLAMDDPEGWDCYEEVRAATAHDSLIHVLTNLVGVGNIEVNALQANSDVVVQKSLREGFGLVVSEALWKGTPVVGSRAGGIPLQLREDSGGMLVDSVEECAEAILHLLRQPDEARLLGARGREHVRQHFLMPRLLLDHLHLLDTLTRARPLPARDIIHTPLTSIQGV is encoded by the coding sequence ATGCTGGACGTCGTGGACATCGGCAAGCGTTCACTCGCCACCTACCGTGGCGTCGCACCCGACGAGCAGCTCGAGGCGCTCGTCCGCTGCGCCGAACGCCTGCGCGGCGCGCGCTGCCTGCACTTGAGCGCCACTCCCTATGGCGGCGGCGTCTCCGAAATCCTCCGCTCGCTGGTGCCGCTCTACAACGACCTGGGCATCGTGACCGACTGGAAGCTCATCCACGGCGATGACACGTTCTTCCAGGTCACCAAGCGCATCCACAACGGCCTCCAGGGAGCCCCCGGCTCGCTCACCGAGTCCGAGAAGGCCATCTACCTGGCCAACTCGCAGCTCAACGCCCACCGGCTCACCTCCGATTCAGAGGACTACGACTTCATCTTCGTCCACGACCCGCAGCCGCTCATGCTCGCCTCGCTCAGCGGAAATCGCGACGCGCGCTGGATATGGCGCTGTCACATCGACACTTCCCGCCCCAACCCTTCCTTCTGGGACCTGCTGGCGCCCTACCTGCTCGACTACGACGCCGCCATCTTCACGCTCCAGGAGTTCATCCCTCCCGCGCTGCCCATCGAGCACGTGCGCGTCTACCCGCCGGCCATCGACCCGCTCAGCCCCAAGAACCATCCGCTGCCCCAACCGCTCGCGCGCGACGTGCTCGAGTGGATTGGCATCCGCACCCACCGCCCCCTCGTCACCCAGGTCAGCCGCTTCGACCGTTGGAAGGACCCGATGGGCGTCGTGCGCGCCTATCAGCGCGTGCGGCCCCATGCCCCCGACCTGCAGCTCGCGCTGGTCGGCTCGCTCGCGATGGACGACCCGGAGGGCTGGGACTGCTACGAGGAGGTTCGCGCCGCCACCGCCCACGACAGCCTCATCCATGTGCTCACCAACCTGGTCGGCGTGGGCAACATCGAGGTCAACGCCCTGCAGGCCAACTCGGACGTCGTCGTGCAGAAGTCTCTGCGCGAGGGCTTCGGACTCGTCGTCTCCGAAGCGCTCTGGAAGGGCACTCCCGTCGTCGGGAGCCGTGCGGGCGGCATTCCCCTCCAGCTTCGCGAGGACTCCGGCGGAATGCTCGTGGACTCCGTGGAGGAATGCGCCGAGGCGATTCTCCACCTGCTGCGACAACCCGACGAGGCACGACTCCTGGGTGCACGAGGACGCGAGCACGTACGCCAGCACTTCCTCATGCCGCGCCTGCTGCTGGACCACCTGCACCTGCTGGACACGTTGACCCGTGCTCGGCCTCTTCCCGCGCGCGACATCATCCACACACCCCTCACGTCGATTCAGGGGGTATGA
- a CDS encoding NfeD family protein: MDSRPMGKLAVLVLLPMLAMWLLAADSSRPASGVSAVARCELEGVVDTGSGEYLANCVQRAEQGGYSALLVRVDTPGGSLEATRTIVRAFLGSSVPVLVWVGPSGAHAGSAGVFITLAANLTAMAPGTDLGAAHPVVGVTGANPEDVGGSQLARKVENDAVAFAESIAHQRGRNAEWAASAVRDSVAASAESALALRVVDHLAPSEAEFLAWADGRAVQVAGGDTVRLSTRDAQVVELAPSFSQRVVHALAHPALVYLLFLMAALGLVVELSHPGGIAPGVMGAMALVLALVASSALPVRTGALILLLLGAMFIIAELFVTSGLLGLTGVVLLGLGGLFLVDQFNPNWFVDRSFRVSWTWVVPTTVVVAGAAAYVAWRSAQTRRLPQRGGDAGLVGEEGTTLAPVTPESGEVFVHGERWRATSPAPIRRGAHVVVRRVEGLTLFVDEVKT; encoded by the coding sequence ATGGACTCCCGCCCCATGGGGAAGCTGGCGGTGCTGGTCCTTCTACCCATGCTCGCCATGTGGCTTCTCGCGGCGGACTCCTCGCGCCCTGCCTCTGGCGTGTCCGCCGTGGCCCGGTGCGAGTTGGAGGGCGTGGTGGACACAGGCTCTGGGGAATACCTGGCCAACTGTGTGCAGCGCGCGGAGCAAGGGGGTTACTCCGCGCTGCTGGTTCGCGTGGACACTCCGGGAGGCTCATTGGAGGCCACGCGCACCATCGTCCGAGCGTTCCTTGGTTCGTCGGTGCCGGTGCTCGTCTGGGTCGGGCCCTCGGGCGCACACGCGGGCAGCGCGGGTGTGTTCATCACGCTGGCGGCGAACCTGACCGCCATGGCTCCCGGGACCGACCTGGGCGCGGCTCATCCCGTCGTGGGTGTCACGGGCGCGAACCCGGAGGACGTTGGCGGTTCACAGCTCGCGCGCAAGGTGGAGAACGACGCGGTCGCCTTCGCGGAGAGCATCGCCCATCAGCGTGGCCGCAATGCCGAATGGGCCGCGTCTGCCGTGAGGGACAGTGTCGCGGCCAGCGCGGAGTCGGCGCTCGCGTTGCGTGTGGTGGACCACCTGGCCCCCAGTGAAGCCGAGTTCCTCGCGTGGGCGGATGGCCGCGCCGTTCAAGTCGCGGGGGGAGATACCGTGCGGCTGTCGACGCGGGATGCGCAGGTGGTCGAGCTGGCGCCCAGCTTCTCGCAGCGCGTGGTTCATGCGCTCGCGCATCCGGCGCTGGTCTACCTGCTGTTCCTCATGGCCGCGTTGGGCCTGGTCGTCGAGCTGTCACATCCGGGCGGCATCGCCCCGGGGGTCATGGGCGCGATGGCGCTGGTGCTCGCGCTGGTCGCGTCGTCCGCGTTGCCGGTGCGCACGGGCGCGCTGATTCTTCTGCTCCTGGGCGCGATGTTCATCATCGCGGAGTTGTTCGTCACCAGTGGGTTGTTGGGCCTCACGGGTGTGGTGCTCCTGGGCCTGGGTGGGTTGTTCCTCGTGGACCAGTTCAATCCGAACTGGTTCGTGGACCGCTCCTTCCGAGTGAGCTGGACGTGGGTGGTTCCCACCACCGTGGTGGTCGCGGGGGCGGCGGCGTATGTCGCCTGGAGAAGCGCGCAGACCCGGCGGTTGCCTCAACGTGGAGGAGACGCGGGCCTGGTGGGCGAGGAAGGGACGACGCTCGCACCTGTCACGCCCGAGAGCGGCGAGGTGTTCGTGCATGGCGAGCGCTGGCGCGCCACGTCGCCCGCGCCCATTCGCCGTGGAGCCCACGTGGTGGTGCGCCGCGTGGAAGGGCTCACCCTGTTCGTCGACGAGGTGAAGACATGA
- a CDS encoding slipin family protein, whose product MTDLFGLFGFLIPLGILFMLFLSGVRIVNEYQNGVVFRLGRYVGLKRAGFRWLIPFVERMVIIDLRTVARDVPPQDVITRDNVSVKVSAVVYFRVIQADKAVLQVEDYLYATSQLAQTTLRAILGQVELDQLLSERERVNRDIQRVLDAHTGPWGIKVSNVEVKHIDLPIEMQRAIARQAEAERERRAKIIAAEGEHQAAEKLAMAADVLSRNPATLQLRYLQTLVEITTGGNHTILPIPLDILRAVGAAASRSGFSTPDDEHHPNGHGDEEGPPAGGLS is encoded by the coding sequence ATGACCGACCTGTTCGGATTGTTCGGGTTCCTCATTCCGCTGGGCATCCTCTTCATGCTGTTCCTCTCCGGGGTGCGCATCGTCAACGAGTATCAGAACGGCGTGGTGTTCCGGCTGGGGCGCTACGTGGGGCTCAAGCGCGCGGGCTTCCGCTGGTTGATTCCCTTCGTGGAACGCATGGTCATCATCGACCTGCGCACGGTGGCTCGAGATGTGCCGCCTCAAGACGTCATCACCCGGGACAACGTCAGCGTGAAGGTCAGCGCCGTCGTCTACTTCCGCGTCATCCAGGCCGACAAGGCCGTGCTCCAGGTGGAGGATTATCTCTACGCCACGAGCCAGCTCGCGCAGACCACGCTGCGCGCGATTCTGGGGCAGGTGGAGTTGGACCAACTGCTCAGCGAGCGGGAGCGCGTCAATCGCGACATCCAACGCGTGCTCGATGCGCATACAGGGCCCTGGGGCATCAAGGTCTCCAACGTCGAGGTGAAGCACATCGACCTGCCCATCGAAATGCAGCGGGCCATCGCCCGGCAGGCCGAAGCCGAGCGCGAGCGGCGGGCGAAAATCATCGCCGCCGAGGGCGAACACCAGGCCGCGGAGAAGCTCGCCATGGCGGCGGATGTGCTCAGCCGCAACCCGGCCACGCTGCAACTGCGCTACCTGCAGACGCTCGTGGAGATCACCACGGGAGGCAATCACACCATCCTCCCCATCCCGCTCGACATCCTGCGCGCCGTGGGCGCGGCGGCCTCACGCAGCGGCTTCAGCACTCCCGACGACGAGCATCACCCCAACGGCCACGGCGACGAGGAGGGCCCACCCGCGGGTGGCCTCTCCTGA
- a CDS encoding DUF2721 domain-containing protein, which translates to MNGVAEGLDLSSIRLIGTAVTPAVMVSACGIVATGLDNQIARMTTRMREMLKEGRQLPEGDSRREMLCQEVGILDRRHAILARAITLAYTALLSFVVTSLLYLTKRQLDIPESLPVVSFAVGVCLLGAVALLALASLRLSRLAIKLERDELFGGVRRPPAA; encoded by the coding sequence ATGAATGGAGTGGCGGAAGGGTTGGACCTGTCGTCGATTCGGCTGATTGGGACCGCGGTGACGCCGGCGGTGATGGTGTCGGCGTGTGGAATCGTGGCGACGGGGTTGGACAATCAGATTGCGCGGATGACGACGCGGATGCGGGAGATGTTGAAGGAGGGGCGGCAGTTGCCGGAGGGCGATTCGCGGCGGGAGATGTTGTGCCAGGAGGTGGGCATCCTGGACCGGCGGCACGCGATTCTCGCGAGGGCCATCACGTTGGCGTACACGGCGCTGTTGTCGTTCGTGGTGACCTCGCTGCTGTATCTGACGAAGCGGCAGCTCGACATTCCGGAGTCCTTGCCGGTGGTGTCGTTCGCCGTGGGCGTGTGTCTGTTGGGCGCGGTGGCGCTGCTCGCCCTGGCCTCGCTGCGGCTGAGCCGGTTGGCCATCAAGCTGGAGCGTGACGAGCTCTTCGGCGGAGTACGCCGTCCACCCGCGGCGTAG
- a CDS encoding MerR family transcriptional regulator, whose amino-acid sequence MSTRKPRTEWKLAELAEEAGVSPRTVRYYVQRGLLSAPNFRGPDTAYGEEHFIRLKAIRVLQARFLPLDAIQAELQRLSLDELRKLAESEPPPAPPPLASAPVSGSHSVAPPAPGRRPTELNRYQRWELMPGLELHVSDTADAKVRALAERVRALIEEFQDKEKP is encoded by the coding sequence ATGAGCACTCGGAAGCCCAGGACGGAGTGGAAGCTGGCGGAGCTCGCCGAGGAGGCGGGCGTATCGCCTCGCACGGTGCGCTACTACGTCCAGCGAGGCCTGCTCTCCGCACCGAACTTCCGGGGCCCGGACACCGCCTACGGCGAAGAGCACTTCATCCGCCTCAAGGCCATCCGCGTCCTCCAGGCCCGCTTCCTCCCCCTGGATGCCATCCAGGCGGAGCTGCAACGCCTGTCGCTCGACGAGCTGCGCAAGCTCGCGGAGTCGGAGCCCCCCCCGGCACCGCCCCCGTTGGCCTCCGCCCCCGTCTCTGGGAGCCACTCGGTGGCACCGCCAGCCCCCGGCAGACGTCCCACGGAGCTGAATCGCTATCAGCGCTGGGAGCTCATGCCCGGGCTGGAGCTGCATGTGTCTGACACGGCGGATGCCAAGGTTCGCGCGCTCGCGGAACGCGTGCGCGCCCTCATCGAAGAGTTCCAGGACAAGGAGAAGCCATGA